Proteins from a genomic interval of Streptomyces sp. NBC_01445:
- a CDS encoding NUDIX hydrolase produces MHRELRVAAYAVCVRDEQVLLARWVAGDGTRRWTLPGGGMDHGEDPYDTVIRELDEETGYAVEPGTLLGVHSVLRRYPRKLGAVADFHGLRLVYEGRITGGELRHEVNGSTDMAAWHALDDVPRLARVELVDVGLELWRERPAAGHVFPGK; encoded by the coding sequence GTGCACAGGGAACTGAGGGTCGCGGCCTACGCAGTCTGCGTACGGGACGAGCAGGTGCTGCTCGCCCGCTGGGTGGCCGGCGACGGCACCAGACGCTGGACGCTGCCCGGAGGGGGCATGGACCACGGCGAGGACCCGTACGACACCGTGATCCGCGAACTCGACGAGGAGACCGGCTACGCGGTCGAACCCGGCACCCTCCTCGGCGTCCACTCCGTCCTGCGCCGCTACCCGCGCAAGCTCGGCGCCGTCGCCGACTTCCACGGCCTGCGCCTCGTCTACGAGGGCCGGATCACCGGCGGCGAACTGCGCCACGAGGTGAACGGCTCCACCGACATGGCCGCCTGGCACGCCCTCGACGACGTGCCCCGTCTCGCCCGCGTCGAACTCGTCGACGTGGGTCTCGAACTGTGGCGCGAGCGGCCCGCCGCGGGCCACGTCTTCCCCGGAAAGTGA
- a CDS encoding TIGR03767 family metallophosphoesterase, translated as MPRIRSVADTAASATAAKAASIASALDRRTFLAASGVVSLTAGIGYALGPGSGSAAAGPASSGPVPAAVSRRAPAAPLAPYTRGTTLGSVAAAPAGAGYRRLGDGPAWQRVVRGDLASAKSGREGRRTALAAFVQFTDLHMVDVQHPLRYEYLRSQTASAWRPQESLSVAGAVSLVERVNALRGAPVTASPLHFVMTTGDNTDNNAKSELDWFLKAMSGGRITPNTGDPRRYEGVQDTGLKLYWHPDAALRDADKQLGFPRIHGFLDAAIGELRSPGLNLPWYSTVGNHDALPGGCYAPGDSFFAEFAVGGRKLMELPDSAGKAIWDNVKNGGDPKGHGFRELLKSQARHMRSVTPDESRAPFTPAEYLKAHLDPAHLGPGPHGHGYTQANVDAGTQYYAFRVSDDILGISLDTTDPGGHYEGSIGTAQLDWLERTLKDNEKNGDSHVLVFSHHTSKTMRNLRQDPHHPGEARHGGDELLALLGRHRSVLAWVNGHSHKNAITPHAGPEGRSFWEISTASHVDFPQLARIIEITDNHDGTVSLFTTLIESAAPHRTDFTDLSQTGLAALYRELSFNAPGSRATLSGTPGDRNTELVLRKA; from the coding sequence ATGCCGCGCATACGCTCTGTCGCCGACACCGCTGCATCAGCCACCGCCGCCAAGGCCGCCTCCATCGCCTCGGCACTCGACCGCCGCACCTTCCTCGCCGCGTCCGGAGTCGTCTCCCTGACGGCCGGCATCGGCTACGCGCTCGGCCCCGGCTCGGGCAGCGCGGCCGCGGGCCCCGCGTCCTCGGGGCCGGTCCCGGCCGCCGTCTCCCGCCGGGCACCCGCCGCCCCGCTCGCGCCCTACACGCGTGGCACCACTCTCGGATCCGTCGCCGCAGCCCCGGCCGGCGCGGGCTACCGGCGCCTCGGTGACGGCCCCGCCTGGCAGCGCGTCGTCCGCGGCGACCTCGCGTCCGCCAAGTCCGGACGTGAGGGCCGCCGCACCGCGCTCGCCGCGTTCGTCCAGTTCACCGACCTGCACATGGTCGACGTACAGCACCCCCTGCGCTACGAGTACCTGCGCTCGCAGACCGCAAGCGCCTGGCGCCCCCAGGAGTCCCTGTCCGTCGCCGGGGCGGTCTCCCTCGTGGAGCGGGTCAACGCGCTGCGCGGGGCGCCCGTCACCGCGTCGCCCCTGCACTTCGTCATGACGACCGGCGACAACACGGACAACAACGCCAAGTCGGAGCTGGACTGGTTCCTGAAGGCGATGAGCGGCGGGCGCATCACCCCGAACACCGGCGACCCGCGCCGCTACGAAGGCGTGCAGGACACCGGCCTCAAGCTGTACTGGCACCCGGACGCCGCCCTGCGCGACGCCGACAAGCAGCTCGGCTTCCCCCGCATCCACGGCTTCCTGGACGCCGCGATCGGTGAGCTGCGCAGCCCGGGCCTCAACCTGCCCTGGTACTCGACCGTCGGCAACCACGACGCGCTGCCCGGGGGCTGCTACGCGCCCGGCGACTCCTTCTTCGCCGAATTCGCGGTGGGCGGGCGCAAGCTCATGGAGCTGCCGGACTCCGCAGGCAAGGCGATCTGGGACAACGTGAAGAACGGCGGCGACCCCAAGGGTCACGGCTTCAGGGAACTCCTCAAGTCCCAGGCCCGCCACATGCGTTCGGTCACCCCGGACGAGTCCCGCGCCCCCTTCACCCCGGCCGAGTACCTCAAGGCCCACCTCGACCCGGCGCACCTGGGCCCGGGCCCGCACGGCCACGGCTACACGCAGGCCAACGTCGACGCGGGCACCCAGTACTACGCCTTCCGCGTCTCGGACGACATCCTCGGCATCAGCCTCGACACGACGGACCCCGGCGGCCACTACGAGGGCTCCATCGGCACGGCCCAGCTCGACTGGCTGGAGCGCACGCTCAAGGACAACGAGAAGAACGGGGACTCCCACGTCCTCGTCTTCAGCCACCACACCAGCAAGACCATGCGCAACCTCCGCCAGGACCCGCACCACCCCGGCGAGGCCCGGCACGGCGGCGACGAGCTCCTCGCGCTCCTCGGCCGCCACCGGAGCGTCCTGGCCTGGGTCAACGGCCACAGCCACAAGAACGCCATCACTCCGCACGCGGGCCCCGAAGGCCGCTCCTTCTGGGAGATCTCGACCGCGTCCCACGTCGACTTCCCGCAGCTGGCCCGCATCATCGAGATCACCGACAACCACGACGGCACGGTCTCCCTGTTCACCACGCTCATCGAGTCCGCGGCCCCGCACCGCACCGACTTCACCGACCTCAGCCAGACCGGCCTCGCGGCCCTCTACCGCGAACTCTCCTTCAACGCCCCCGGATCCCGCGCCACCCTCTCCGGCACCCCCGGCGACCGCAACACGGAACTCGTCCTGCGCAAGGCCTGA
- a CDS encoding serine hydrolase domain-containing protein translates to MSVRTGLVGVAVVVSVTAGALATPALADAPAKDGHGATQQAMDAAVAAGVPGVTGQATDKYGTWKGTSGLGDLRTDTPRGDRDRYRVGSITKTFVATVLLQLEAEGRLSLDDTVDRWLPGVVTGHGHDGRKITVRQLLNHTSGIYNVTEDKGFQQTVFSRDGFLKHRYDTWSPGRLVRVAMAHKPDFAPGTSWNYSNTNYVLAGMVVKEVTGHSYADEIRHRVIEPLHLRATSLPGTTVTVPRPASRAYSKFPDDPDKKTYDVTELNPTLASSAGEMISDSADLNRFYSALLGGRLLPAAQLAEMKETVPVPTGEGEPEVGYGLALMRQKLSCGKEIWGHSGGIHGSSSDAVTTRDGRHTLAFNFNGDWTGDSQAVIEAEFCPK, encoded by the coding sequence ATGTCAGTGCGTACCGGCCTGGTGGGTGTGGCCGTAGTGGTGTCGGTGACGGCGGGGGCGCTCGCGACCCCCGCTCTCGCCGATGCGCCGGCCAAGGACGGACACGGGGCGACGCAGCAGGCCATGGACGCCGCCGTCGCGGCGGGCGTGCCCGGGGTGACGGGGCAGGCGACGGACAAGTACGGGACCTGGAAGGGCACTTCGGGCCTCGGTGACCTGCGGACGGACACCCCGCGCGGCGACCGGGACCGCTATCGCGTCGGCAGCATCACCAAGACGTTCGTCGCGACGGTCCTCCTCCAGCTGGAGGCCGAGGGCAGGCTGAGCCTGGACGACACCGTCGACCGGTGGCTGCCCGGCGTCGTCACCGGCCACGGCCACGACGGCAGGAAGATCACCGTCCGCCAGCTGCTCAACCACACAAGCGGGATCTACAACGTCACGGAGGACAAGGGCTTTCAGCAGACCGTCTTCTCCCGCGACGGCTTCCTGAAGCACCGCTACGACACCTGGTCACCCGGCCGGCTCGTGCGGGTCGCCATGGCCCACAAGCCCGACTTCGCGCCCGGCACGTCCTGGAACTACTCCAACACCAACTACGTGCTGGCCGGCATGGTCGTGAAGGAGGTCACCGGCCACTCCTACGCGGACGAGATCCGCCACCGCGTCATCGAGCCCCTCCACCTGCGCGCCACCAGCCTGCCCGGCACCACCGTCACCGTGCCGCGCCCGGCGAGCCGCGCCTACTCCAAGTTCCCCGACGACCCGGACAAGAAGACGTACGACGTCACGGAGCTCAACCCGACCCTCGCCTCGTCGGCCGGCGAGATGATCTCCGACTCGGCGGACCTGAACCGCTTCTACTCGGCGCTCCTCGGCGGCCGGCTGCTGCCCGCCGCGCAGCTCGCCGAGATGAAGGAGACGGTCCCCGTGCCCACGGGGGAGGGCGAGCCCGAGGTCGGCTACGGTCTCGCCCTCATGCGGCAGAAGCTGAGCTGCGGCAAGGAGATCTGGGGCCACAGCGGCGGCATCCACGGCTCCAGCTCGGATGCCGTGACCACACGCGACGGCCGCCACACCCTCGCGTTCAACTTCAACGGCGACTGGACGGGCGACAGCCAGGCCGTCATCGAGGCGGAGTTCTGTCCCAAGTAG
- the pepN gene encoding aminopeptidase N encodes MPGENLSRDEARERAGLLSVDGYEVQLDLRSAIGETEGEGPRTFRSVTTIRFRATEPGAATFVDLIAPSVNAVTLNGEDLDTAAVFDGTRIALDGLAAENELVVDAQCAYSRTGEGMHRFVDPEDGEVYLYTQYEPADSRRVYANFEQPDLKAPYRFSVQAPEGWTVWSNGVGELADGVWKFAETKPISTYITAIVAGPYHYVTDSYERVFEDGTKLEIPLGAMCRKGLAKHFDADDVFLVTKQGLDFFHDHFDYPYPFGKYDQAFVPEYNLGAMENPGCVTFREEFIFRGKVTQASYERRANVILHEMAHMWFGDLVTMQWWDDLWLKESFADFMGTFSMVEATRFANGWITFANNRKAWAYRADQLPSTHPVTADIRDLEDAKLNFDGITYAKGASVLKQLVAYVGREAFLEGARRYFKRNAYGNTQLGDLLSVLEETSGRDMATWSRAWLQTAGVNSLTPQVTLSAEGRITELAVIQEAAESHPTLRPHRVAVGLYHRDGASGALVRYARAEVDVDGPRTVLDELAGAEAPELVLVNDDDLTYCKIRFDENSLATLREHLGDITDPLARALCWSALWSLTRDGLMPARDFIGLVLRFAGRESDIGVLQMLHTWANSAVTHYAAPEWRAEGSRQLAEGALRELRFAEPASQNQLTWARFFASVASAEADLQLLRGLLEGTAKIDGLDVDQELRWSFVNALASTGEADESVIDAELARDDTASGKRHQVRCLAARPSAAVKAQAWAQVVESDALSNALVEATIAGFQQPAQRELTAPYAERYFAAIERVWQERSIQIGMDVVKGLFPSLQDSPGTLDATDAWLAAHEDAAPALRRLVLEARDDLARALRAQACDATAGM; translated from the coding sequence GTGCCCGGAGAGAATCTTTCCCGCGACGAGGCCCGCGAGCGGGCGGGCCTGCTGTCCGTCGACGGGTACGAGGTCCAGCTCGATCTGCGGTCCGCGATCGGCGAGACCGAGGGCGAGGGTCCCCGGACGTTCCGCTCGGTGACGACGATCCGGTTCCGGGCCACCGAGCCCGGCGCCGCGACCTTCGTGGACCTGATCGCGCCGTCCGTGAACGCGGTGACGCTGAACGGCGAGGACCTCGACACGGCGGCCGTCTTCGACGGGACGCGGATCGCGCTCGACGGCCTGGCCGCCGAGAACGAGCTGGTGGTCGACGCCCAGTGCGCCTACAGCCGCACCGGCGAGGGCATGCACCGCTTCGTCGACCCCGAGGACGGCGAGGTCTACCTCTACACGCAGTACGAGCCCGCCGACTCGCGGCGCGTCTACGCCAACTTCGAGCAGCCCGACCTCAAGGCGCCCTACCGCTTCAGCGTGCAGGCGCCCGAGGGCTGGACGGTCTGGTCGAACGGAGTCGGTGAACTCGCCGATGGCGTCTGGAAGTTCGCCGAGACGAAGCCGATCTCGACGTACATCACCGCGATCGTCGCGGGCCCGTACCACTACGTGACGGACTCCTACGAGCGCGTCTTCGAGGACGGTACGAAGCTGGAGATCCCGCTCGGCGCGATGTGCCGCAAGGGGCTCGCGAAGCACTTCGACGCGGACGACGTGTTCCTGGTGACGAAGCAGGGGCTCGACTTCTTCCACGACCACTTCGACTACCCGTACCCCTTCGGGAAGTACGACCAGGCGTTCGTGCCGGAGTACAACCTCGGCGCGATGGAGAACCCGGGCTGTGTCACGTTCCGCGAGGAGTTCATCTTCCGCGGCAAGGTGACGCAGGCGTCGTACGAGCGGCGCGCGAACGTCATCCTGCACGAGATGGCGCACATGTGGTTCGGCGACCTCGTCACGATGCAGTGGTGGGACGACCTGTGGCTCAAGGAGTCCTTCGCGGACTTCATGGGGACGTTCTCGATGGTCGAGGCGACGCGCTTCGCCAACGGCTGGATCACCTTCGCCAACAACCGCAAGGCGTGGGCGTACCGCGCCGACCAGCTGCCCTCCACACACCCGGTCACGGCCGACATCCGCGACCTGGAGGACGCCAAGCTCAACTTCGACGGGATCACGTACGCGAAGGGCGCGAGCGTCCTGAAGCAGCTCGTCGCCTACGTGGGGCGCGAGGCGTTCCTCGAAGGCGCGCGGCGCTACTTCAAGCGGAACGCGTACGGGAACACGCAGCTCGGCGATCTGCTGTCCGTCCTGGAGGAGACCAGCGGGCGCGACATGGCCACGTGGTCGCGGGCGTGGCTGCAGACGGCGGGCGTCAACTCCCTCACCCCGCAGGTCACGTTGAGCGCCGAGGGCCGGATCACCGAGCTGGCCGTGATCCAGGAGGCCGCCGAGTCGCACCCCACGCTGCGGCCGCACCGCGTCGCCGTGGGCCTCTACCACCGTGACGGTGCGAGCGGGGCGCTCGTGCGGTACGCGCGTGCCGAGGTCGATGTGGACGGGCCGCGGACCGTGCTGGACGAGCTGGCCGGCGCCGAGGCGCCCGAGCTGGTCCTGGTCAACGACGACGACCTCACTTACTGCAAGATCCGCTTCGACGAGAACTCGCTGGCCACCCTGCGCGAGCACCTCGGTGACATCACCGACCCCCTCGCGCGCGCCCTGTGCTGGTCGGCGCTGTGGAGCCTGACGCGGGACGGGCTCATGCCCGCGCGTGACTTCATCGGCCTCGTGCTGCGGTTCGCCGGGCGCGAGAGCGACATCGGCGTCCTCCAGATGCTGCACACCTGGGCGAACTCGGCGGTCACGCACTACGCGGCGCCCGAGTGGCGCGCCGAGGGCAGCCGGCAGCTCGCCGAGGGCGCCCTGCGGGAGCTGCGGTTCGCCGAGCCGGCCAGCCAGAACCAGCTGACGTGGGCGCGGTTCTTCGCCTCGGTCGCCTCCGCCGAGGCCGATCTCCAGTTGCTGCGCGGCCTGCTCGAAGGCACCGCGAAGATCGACGGGCTCGATGTCGACCAGGAGCTGCGCTGGTCGTTCGTGAATGCGCTCGCCTCCACGGGCGAGGCCGACGAGTCGGTGATCGACGCGGAGCTGGCGCGCGACGACACCGCCTCCGGCAAGCGGCACCAGGTGCGCTGCCTCGCGGCGCGCCCGTCCGCGGCGGTGAAGGCGCAGGCCTGGGCACAGGTCGTCGAGTCGGACGCGCTGTCGAACGCGCTGGTCGAGGCGACGATCGCGGGCTTCCAGCAGCCGGCGCAGCGCGAGCTGACCGCGCCGTACGCGGAGCGGTACTTCGCGGCGATCGAGCGCGTGTGGCAGGAGCGGTCCATCCAGATCGGCATGGACGTGGTGAAGGGCCTCTTCCCCTCGCTCCAGGACTCCCCGGGCACGCTCGACGCGACCGACGCGTGGCTGGCGGCGCACGAGGACGCGGCGCCCGCGCTGCGCCGTCTCGTCCTCGAGGCCCGCGACGACCTGGCCCGCGCCCTGCGCGCACAGGCGTGCGACGCGACGGCCGGGATGTAG
- a CDS encoding mycothiol-dependent nitroreductase Rv2466c family protein, with translation MSEKTPVDFWFDPLCPWAWMTSRWVLEVEKVRDIKVRWHLMSLAVLNEDKLDDLPDDYRELLETKAWGPVRVVIAAQEEHGAEVLGDLYTALGTRIHNGGEGPTKEAVAAALEEVGLPASLLDHWDGTKYEPELRASHKEGIDKVGQDVGTPVIAVPGADGEQIAFFGPVVTPAPKGEEAARLWDGTLLVASVPGFYEIKRTRTQGPVFD, from the coding sequence ATGTCCGAGAAGACCCCCGTCGACTTCTGGTTCGACCCCCTGTGCCCCTGGGCCTGGATGACCTCACGGTGGGTCCTCGAAGTGGAGAAGGTCCGCGACATAAAGGTCAGGTGGCACCTGATGAGCCTCGCCGTCCTGAACGAGGACAAGCTCGACGACCTGCCCGACGACTACCGCGAGCTCCTTGAGACTAAGGCCTGGGGCCCGGTCCGCGTCGTCATCGCCGCGCAGGAGGAGCACGGCGCGGAGGTCCTCGGCGACCTCTACACCGCGCTCGGCACGCGCATCCACAACGGCGGCGAGGGCCCCACGAAGGAGGCCGTCGCCGCAGCCCTGGAGGAGGTCGGCCTGCCCGCCTCCCTCCTCGACCACTGGGACGGCACGAAGTACGAGCCCGAGCTGCGCGCCTCCCACAAGGAGGGCATCGACAAGGTCGGCCAGGACGTCGGCACGCCCGTCATCGCCGTACCCGGCGCGGACGGCGAGCAGATCGCGTTCTTCGGCCCGGTCGTCACCCCGGCCCCCAAGGGCGAGGAGGCCGCGAGGCTCTGGGACGGCACGCTCCTGGTCGCCTCGGTCCCCGGCTTCTACGAGATCAAGCGCACGCGGACGCAGGGGCCGGTCTTCGACTGA
- a CDS encoding superoxide dismutase, whose amino-acid sequence MAIYTLPELPYDYAALEPVINPQIIELHHDKHHAAYVKGANDTLEQLEEARDKESWGAINGLEKNLAFHLSGHILHSIYWHNMTGDGGGEPLATDGVGDLADAITASFGSFAGFKAQLTKAAATTQGSGWGVLAYEPVSGRLIVEQIYDHQGNVGQGSVPILVFDAWEHAFYLQYKNQKVDFVEAMWRVVNWQDVAKRYAAAKDRAFNLLVAP is encoded by the coding sequence ATGGCCATTTACACGCTCCCAGAACTTCCGTACGACTACGCGGCGCTCGAACCGGTCATCAACCCGCAGATCATCGAGCTCCACCACGACAAGCACCACGCGGCGTATGTGAAGGGGGCGAACGACACCCTGGAGCAGCTGGAGGAGGCCCGCGACAAGGAGTCGTGGGGCGCCATCAACGGCCTGGAGAAGAACCTCGCGTTCCATCTCTCGGGCCACATCCTGCACAGCATCTACTGGCACAACATGACCGGCGACGGCGGCGGCGAGCCGCTGGCCACGGACGGCGTGGGCGACCTCGCGGACGCCATCACCGCCTCCTTCGGCTCCTTCGCCGGGTTCAAGGCCCAGCTGACCAAGGCCGCCGCGACGACGCAGGGCTCCGGCTGGGGCGTCCTCGCGTACGAGCCGGTGAGCGGGCGCCTGATCGTCGAGCAGATCTACGACCACCAGGGCAACGTCGGCCAGGGCTCGGTCCCGATCCTGGTCTTCGACGCGTGGGAGCACGCGTTCTATCTCCAGTACAAGAACCAGAAGGTCGACTTCGTCGAGGCCATGTGGCGCGTCGTCAACTGGCAGGACGTCGCCAAGCGGTACGCGGCCGCGAAGGACCGGGCGTTCAACCTGCTGGTCGCCCCCTGA
- a CDS encoding amino acid permease, whose protein sequence is MSRTSAQSPVDAQPIDQSPAEPSLSRGLKQRHLSMIALGGVIGAGLFVGSGTAIAAAGPSIILAYAISGALVMLVMRMLGEMSAAYPASGSFSVHSERAIGPWAGFTAGWAFWFLLCVAVGLEGIGAAGIVHGWLPGVPEWALVALFMLLFTGTNLAAVKNFGEFEFWFATLKVGAIVLFLVIGVLAILGVLPDVSAPGMDNLTGHGGFMPNGTEGLIVGLLASVFAYGGLETVTIAAAESEHPVQGVAKAVRTAMWRIALFYVGSMAVVVVLLPWTAKEIPTKGPYVATLDHLGIPGAGQIMNVVVLIALLSAMNANIYGASRMASSLVARGMGPKAIGKVTGGVPRVAVLISAAFGFVCVLLSYWRPDDVFAWLLNTIGAIILVVWFFIAVSQLLLRRKLEREAPEKLVVKMWAYPYLTVLALVAMVVVFVLMAREHDTRVQLYYTGGLTIVLAIVGYVRQKRAESRAATTA, encoded by the coding sequence ATGTCTCGGACGTCCGCGCAGTCGCCGGTCGACGCGCAGCCGATCGATCAGTCGCCGGCCGAGCCGTCGCTGTCGCGCGGTCTCAAGCAGCGCCATCTCTCCATGATCGCGCTCGGCGGTGTGATCGGCGCCGGCCTCTTCGTGGGCTCCGGAACCGCCATCGCGGCCGCCGGCCCGTCGATCATCCTCGCCTACGCGATCTCGGGCGCGCTCGTGATGCTCGTGATGCGCATGCTCGGCGAGATGTCGGCCGCGTATCCCGCCTCGGGTTCCTTCTCCGTGCACTCCGAGCGGGCCATCGGCCCCTGGGCGGGCTTCACGGCGGGCTGGGCGTTCTGGTTCCTGCTCTGCGTGGCGGTGGGGCTGGAGGGGATCGGCGCGGCGGGCATCGTGCACGGGTGGCTGCCGGGCGTGCCCGAGTGGGCGCTGGTCGCGCTGTTCATGCTGCTGTTCACCGGTACGAACCTCGCGGCCGTGAAGAACTTCGGCGAGTTCGAGTTCTGGTTCGCGACGCTCAAGGTCGGCGCGATCGTGCTCTTCCTCGTCATCGGCGTACTGGCGATCCTCGGCGTCCTGCCCGACGTCTCCGCGCCCGGCATGGACAACCTCACAGGCCACGGCGGCTTCATGCCCAACGGCACGGAGGGACTGATCGTCGGCCTGCTCGCCTCGGTCTTCGCGTACGGCGGTCTGGAGACCGTCACCATCGCCGCGGCCGAGTCCGAGCACCCGGTGCAGGGTGTCGCGAAGGCGGTCCGTACGGCGATGTGGCGTATCGCCCTCTTCTACGTCGGCTCGATGGCCGTCGTCGTGGTCCTGCTGCCGTGGACGGCGAAGGAGATCCCGACCAAGGGCCCGTACGTCGCCACGCTCGACCACCTGGGCATCCCCGGCGCCGGCCAGATCATGAACGTGGTCGTCCTCATCGCCCTGCTGTCCGCCATGAACGCCAACATCTACGGCGCCTCCCGCATGGCCAGTTCGCTGGTCGCCCGCGGCATGGGCCCGAAGGCGATCGGCAAGGTCACCGGCGGTGTGCCGCGCGTCGCGGTCCTGATCTCCGCCGCCTTCGGCTTCGTCTGCGTCCTGCTCAGCTACTGGCGCCCGGACGACGTCTTCGCCTGGCTGCTCAACACCATCGGCGCGATCATCCTCGTCGTCTGGTTCTTCATCGCCGTCTCGCAGCTGCTGCTGCGCCGCAAGCTGGAGCGCGAGGCCCCGGAGAAGCTCGTCGTGAAGATGTGGGCGTACCCGTACCTCACGGTCCTGGCGCTCGTCGCGATGGTCGTCGTCTTCGTCCTGATGGCCCGTGAGCACGACACGCGCGTGCAGCTGTACTACACGGGCGGCCTGACCATCGTGCTCGCGATCGTCGGCTACGTACGCCAGAAGAGGGCGGAGTCGCGGGCGGCGACCACCGCCTGA
- a CDS encoding amino acid permease has protein sequence MHDQLPSEPEPLGGGLKQRHLTMLGLGGVIGAGLFVGSGAGIAVAGPGIVVSYLIAGTLAMCVMRMLGEMSAAMPASGSFSVHAERALGRWAGFSVGWLYWFLLVVVLAVEATGAAQIANGWAPGVPQWAWVLVFMVVFTGANLAAVKNFGEFEFWFAALKVFAIVAFLILGTLAVFGLLPDTDPVGFTNLTGHDGGFLPHGWQGVISGVLAVVFAFGGLEVVTIAAAESDDPVRAVSRAVRSAVFRILFFYVGSMLVIVTVLPWTAQKAGISPYVTVLDAIGVPSAGQIMNIVVFVALLSALNANLYGSSRMVFSLAERGEAPRALLKVSGGGVPRRAVLASVAFGFVSVLLNLEWPESVFLYMLNSVGAVLLFVWALIAASQLRLRRLVEREAPERLVLRMWGFPWLTWVTLAAMAAVIGLMLTDDTARPQLLWSTGATALVVAVAGVRELRARRA, from the coding sequence ATGCACGACCAGCTCCCGTCCGAACCGGAACCGCTCGGAGGCGGACTCAAGCAACGGCATCTGACGATGCTGGGCCTCGGCGGCGTGATCGGGGCGGGGCTCTTCGTCGGCTCGGGCGCCGGGATCGCGGTCGCGGGGCCCGGCATCGTCGTCTCGTATCTGATCGCGGGCACGCTCGCGATGTGTGTGATGCGGATGCTGGGCGAGATGTCTGCGGCGATGCCGGCGTCGGGTTCGTTCTCCGTGCACGCGGAGCGGGCGCTCGGCCGCTGGGCCGGGTTCAGCGTCGGCTGGCTCTACTGGTTCCTGCTCGTCGTCGTCCTCGCCGTGGAGGCGACGGGCGCGGCGCAGATCGCCAACGGCTGGGCGCCGGGCGTGCCTCAGTGGGCCTGGGTGCTGGTGTTCATGGTGGTCTTCACCGGGGCGAACCTGGCGGCCGTGAAGAACTTCGGTGAGTTCGAGTTCTGGTTCGCCGCCCTGAAGGTGTTCGCGATCGTCGCGTTCCTCATCCTCGGCACGCTCGCGGTCTTCGGGCTGCTGCCAGACACGGACCCGGTCGGCTTCACCAACCTCACCGGGCATGACGGTGGCTTCCTGCCGCACGGCTGGCAGGGCGTCATCTCCGGTGTGCTCGCCGTCGTGTTCGCGTTCGGCGGCCTGGAGGTCGTCACGATCGCTGCCGCCGAGTCCGACGACCCGGTGCGCGCGGTCTCGCGGGCGGTGCGCAGCGCGGTCTTCCGCATCCTGTTCTTCTATGTCGGCTCGATGCTGGTCATCGTGACGGTGCTGCCGTGGACGGCGCAGAAGGCGGGCATCAGCCCGTACGTCACCGTCCTCGACGCGATCGGAGTGCCGTCCGCGGGCCAGATCATGAACATCGTGGTGTTCGTGGCGCTGCTCTCGGCGCTGAACGCGAACCTCTACGGCTCCTCGCGCATGGTGTTCTCGCTGGCCGAGCGCGGTGAGGCGCCCCGCGCGCTGCTGAAGGTGAGCGGCGGGGGCGTGCCGCGCCGGGCCGTGCTCGCGTCGGTCGCGTTCGGCTTCGTGTCGGTGCTGCTCAATCTGGAGTGGCCGGAGTCCGTCTTTCTCTACATGCTCAACTCGGTCGGCGCGGTGCTGCTGTTCGTGTGGGCGCTGATCGCGGCGTCGCAGCTGCGGCTGCGGCGGCTCGTCGAGCGGGAGGCGCCCGAGCGGCTCGTGCTGCGGATGTGGGGGTTCCCGTGGCTGACGTGGGTGACGCTCGCCGCGATGGCGGCCGTCATCGGGCTGATGCTGACCGACGACACGGCGCGTCCGCAGCTCCTGTGGTCGACCGGCGCGACCGCGCTCGTCGTGGCCGTCGCGGGAGTGCGGGAACTGCGCGCGCGGCGTGCCTGA
- a CDS encoding biotin transporter BioY, with protein sequence MSTAAVSTRPGKVLADLLPASRTRDIALVLGGAALTGVAAQIAVPVPGSPVPVTGQTFAALLVGTALGARRGFLSLAVYALVGMAGMPWFAQGTSGAGGASFGYVIGMLLASTVVGALARRGGDRSVLRTAGTMVLGSAIIYAVGVPYLAAATGMTLTQAVAAGLTPFLIGDAVKAALAMGVLPTAWKFANK encoded by the coding sequence ATGAGTACGGCTGCCGTCTCCACCCGCCCCGGCAAGGTCCTGGCCGACCTGCTCCCCGCTTCGCGCACCCGCGACATCGCGCTCGTGCTCGGCGGCGCCGCCCTCACCGGCGTAGCGGCCCAGATCGCCGTGCCCGTGCCGGGTTCCCCGGTCCCGGTCACCGGGCAGACCTTCGCCGCGCTCCTCGTCGGCACCGCGCTCGGCGCCCGCCGCGGCTTCCTCTCCCTCGCCGTGTACGCGCTCGTCGGCATGGCCGGCATGCCGTGGTTCGCCCAGGGCACCTCCGGTGCGGGCGGCGCCTCCTTCGGCTACGTCATCGGCATGCTGCTCGCCTCCACCGTCGTGGGCGCGCTCGCCCGGCGCGGCGGCGACCGCTCGGTCCTGCGCACCGCGGGCACGATGGTCCTCGGCTCCGCGATCATCTACGCGGTCGGCGTGCCCTACCTCGCCGCCGCCACCGGCATGACCCTCACGCAGGCCGTCGCCGCGGGCCTCACGCCGTTCCTCATCGGCGACGCGGTGAAGGCGGCCCTGGCGATGGGCGTGCTGCCCACCGCCTGGAAGTTCGCCAACAAGTAG
- a CDS encoding BBE domain-containing protein: MYDAQTRKRLADVKAAYDPANLFRRGCNVR; the protein is encoded by the coding sequence CTGTACGACGCACAGACGCGGAAGAGGCTCGCCGATGTGAAGGCCGCGTACGACCCGGCGAACCTCTTCCGGAGGGGCTGCAACGTGCGCTGA